One region of Vibrio zhugei genomic DNA includes:
- the tnpA gene encoding IS66 family insertion sequence element accessory protein TnpA, whose product MNKRRTDQEWLSLIEQCQASSLTQQDFCQKHDISVSTFYAKRQQLSVNPSPTQSGFVKAEMIEKTTCRKVTQTSVANMTLIVNNIELSIPQGTCIFRSIPISHFGIIRSPISV is encoded by the coding sequence ATGAATAAACGACGCACCGACCAAGAATGGCTTTCTCTGATTGAGCAATGCCAAGCCAGTTCGCTTACACAACAAGATTTTTGCCAAAAACACGACATTAGCGTATCGACGTTTTACGCTAAGCGGCAGCAGTTGAGTGTTAACCCATCCCCAACTCAGAGCGGCTTCGTTAAGGCCGAAATGATTGAAAAAACCACCTGTCGCAAGGTGACCCAGACGTCGGTAGCCAACATGACTTTGATAGTAAATAACATCGAATTGAGTATTCCTCAAGGCACGTGCATATTTCGGAGCATTCCGATCAGTCATTTCGGGATTATCCGATCACCCATTTCGGTTTAA